A single region of the Psychrobacter alimentarius genome encodes:
- the tatB gene encoding Sec-independent protein translocase protein TatB: protein MFDIGFSELLLFGVIALIVLGPEKLPQAARTAGQWYAKIRRTVSTLQSEIEAELDLAETRQQMQKELAKIRQTEADMRREMAEMRGNMKEFAHSHNQHLKTSQTKTDSTDDSQSNKTDRDDIAVQNTEQSTDDISTTATVQTTQPPQPIVTRPWENMWFRLGAYDKARRLPMPPYLPNHKADTLLNAHSLEQPAFIKKQEAD from the coding sequence ATGTTTGATATTGGGTTTTCTGAATTACTCCTCTTTGGTGTTATCGCCCTGATTGTCTTGGGTCCAGAAAAACTGCCTCAGGCAGCACGGACGGCTGGTCAATGGTACGCCAAAATTCGTCGAACCGTCTCTACCTTACAGTCTGAAATAGAAGCAGAGCTAGACTTGGCTGAAACACGGCAACAAATGCAAAAAGAGCTTGCAAAAATTCGTCAAACTGAGGCGGATATGCGACGTGAAATGGCAGAGATGCGCGGCAATATGAAAGAGTTTGCACACTCTCACAATCAGCACCTAAAAACCTCCCAGACTAAAACGGATAGCACTGACGATAGTCAAAGCAATAAGACAGATCGCGATGATATAGCCGTACAAAATACTGAACAAAGCACTGACGATATTTCGACCACCGCTACTGTACAGACAACTCAACCTCCTCAACCCATTGTTACCAGACCGTGGGAAAACATGTGGTTCCGTCTGGGTGCCTATGATAAGGCTCGTCGTCTACCTATGCCGCCCTATCTACCGAACCACAAAGCGGACACCTTACTAAACGCTCATTCATTAGAACAGCCAGCCTTCATCAAAAAACAGGAGGCTGATTGA
- the tatA gene encoding Sec-independent protein translocase subunit TatA: MGSFSITHWLILLVVVVVVFGTSKLRNAGKDLGGAVKGFKEAVKDENTEHAKKQVVLDHEGNAYKGERTTSNKVDTSSTHSTPVDDKHNV, encoded by the coding sequence ATGGGCAGTTTTTCTATTACACACTGGCTGATTTTATTGGTTGTGGTGGTAGTCGTATTTGGCACCTCAAAGCTCAGAAATGCTGGTAAAGATTTGGGCGGCGCTGTCAAAGGTTTTAAAGAAGCCGTTAAAGACGAGAACACAGAACACGCTAAAAAGCAGGTAGTGCTCGATCATGAAGGCAACGCATATAAGGGCGAGCGTACAACAAGCAACAAGGTTGATACTAGTAGTACCCACTCTACTCCTGTTGACGATAAGCACAATGTATAA
- the tatC gene encoding twin-arginine translocase subunit TatC, whose protein sequence is MPITEHLIELRRHLIKICVAVLVIFLALAGFSRELYNFLSDPLVAQLPANSTMIATDITSNFMAPIRLTVFVAAFFAMPYILYQIWSFVAPGLYKKEKKIAIPVLLSSIFLFYAGVAFSYFIVLKGVLKFFIMFAPQNVLPMTDIDSYLSFALKLFMVFGLTFEIPVVTLLLILTGIVSIQRLEDKRRYIIVGCFAVAAVVTPPDGVSMLMLAIPMWLLFELGLLLAKILIKEERTPVLSTTNKE, encoded by the coding sequence ATGCCGATCACTGAGCATTTGATTGAGCTGCGTCGACACTTGATCAAAATATGTGTGGCAGTATTGGTGATATTTTTGGCACTAGCAGGGTTTTCGCGTGAGTTATATAACTTTTTATCAGACCCTCTAGTGGCTCAACTCCCTGCCAATTCCACCATGATTGCGACAGATATTACCTCCAACTTTATGGCACCGATACGTCTGACGGTATTTGTCGCAGCGTTTTTTGCAATGCCTTATATTTTGTATCAAATTTGGTCATTTGTAGCACCCGGTTTGTATAAAAAAGAGAAGAAAATTGCGATTCCAGTACTACTCTCCTCTATATTTTTATTCTATGCTGGCGTGGCTTTTTCTTATTTTATTGTACTAAAAGGCGTGCTGAAATTCTTCATTATGTTTGCTCCGCAAAACGTCCTACCGATGACAGATATAGACAGCTATCTGAGCTTTGCCCTAAAGCTGTTTATGGTATTTGGGTTAACGTTTGAGATTCCAGTCGTCACTTTGCTCTTGATATTGACTGGCATTGTCTCCATTCAGAGACTAGAAGACAAACGTCGTTATATTATCGTGGGCTGTTTTGCAGTGGCTGCTGTCGTGACGCCGCCTGATGGGGTATCTATGCTGATGCTTGCGATTCCCATGTGGTTATTATTTGAGCTTGGTTTATTGTTGGCCAAAATTTTAATCAAAGAAGAACGTACGCCTGTTTTATCCACGACTAATAAAGAGTAA